The following coding sequences are from one Rhipicephalus microplus isolate Deutch F79 chromosome 3, USDA_Rmic, whole genome shotgun sequence window:
- the LOC119170711 gene encoding uncharacterized protein LOC119170711 isoform X2: protein MTRGFLKCILLLMFATLVLASSYGEDDDVSDGTGMNPVARVEDTPTGVSDRAEGGNKEGSRTYENENRSRYPPRRRIR from the exons ATGACGCGTGGATTCCTGAAGTGTATTTTACTCTTGATGTTTGCAACGCTGGTGCTAG CGTCCAGCTATGGAGAGGACGATGACGTCAGTGATGGCACCGGGATG AATCCTGTGGCAAGGGTGGAAGATACGCCGACAGGTGTCTCCGATCGTGCAG AGGGTGGCAACAAAGAAGGAAGCAGAACCTACGAAAACGAAAATCGCTCTCGATATCCGCCTAGGAGGAGGATTAGGTAG